Proteins encoded by one window of Lathyrus oleraceus cultivar Zhongwan6 chromosome 1, CAAS_Psat_ZW6_1.0, whole genome shotgun sequence:
- the LOC127138310 gene encoding probable purine permease 4, whose amino-acid sequence MITSVKNDSDDIESIDQESGEETTHLDLTDSSINNKTMLHHLHADQKSTINKRYIPLLVINYLFLFLGSLSSSLLSKYYFIHKGSSRWVSTWVQSSGFPLLIIPILSPYYLFQSTKRKPFSDFNPKMLTFSVSIGVMLGVNNLFFSWGNSYLPVSTSALLLSSNLVFNLVLSVIIVKQKVTFSNLNCVMLLTLSSILLALDSSNEKPNGLTKKEYFVGFFCTISAGLLFALYLPVMEKVYKEVYCYEMVMEMQFIMEIAATVLATAGMAWDGGFSEMKRESEEVFDKGSRVYWVTVMANVVTWQFCFMGTAGMVFLTSSLTGGICMTALLSMNVLGGVLVFRDSFGGIKAVSTVLCMWGFCSYVYGMYVKMLKEKGRMRNQNESSTEMIYIGNHDDVTD is encoded by the coding sequence ATGATAACATCTGTGAAGAATGATAGTGATGACATTGAATCCATTGATCAAGAAAGTGGAGAAGAAACTACTCATCTAGATCTAACAGATTCCTCCATCAACAACAAGACAATGCTGCACCATCTGCATGCAGATCAAAAGTCCACCATTAACAAAAGGTACATACCCCTTTTGGTAATCAACTATCTTTTCCTCTTTCTAGGCTCACTTTCTTCAAGTTTACTCTCTAAGTACTATTTCATCCACAAAGGTTCAAGTAGATGGGTTTCAACTTGGGTTCAATCTTCTGGTTTTCCTCTCTTGATTATCCCTATTTTGTCACCTTACTATCTCTTTCAATCAACAAAAAGAAAACCCTTTTCTGATTTCAACCCAAAAATGTTAACTTTTTCTGTTTCAATCGGTGTTATGTTGGGAGTTAATAACCTTTTCTTCTCATGGGGAAATTCTTATCTCCCTGTTTCAACCTCTGCTCTGTTGTTATCTTCCAACCTTGTTTTCAACCTTGTTCTCTCTGTCATCATTGTGAAGCAAAAAGTAACCTTTTCAAATCTCAACTGTGTCATGCTTCTTACATTAAGCTCAATCCTTCTAGCATTGGATTCTAGCAACGAAAAACCAAACGGGCTAACGAAAAAAGAGTATTTCGTTGGATTCTTTTGCACCATCAGTGCAGGGTTGTTGTTTGCTCTGTATTTGCCAGTGATGGAGAAGGTTTACAAAGAGGTTTACTGTTACGAAATGGTGATGGAAATGCAGTTTATAATGGAGATTGCAGCGACGGTTTTAGCGACGGCGGGAATGGCGTGGGATGGTGGATTTTCTGAGATGAAGAGAGAAAGTGAAGAGGTTTTTGATAAGGGGAGTAGAGTTTATTGGGTGACAGTTATGGCGAATGTGGTGACATGGCAGTTTTGTTTCATGGGAACTGCTGGGATGGTGTTTTTGACATCTTCATTAACTGGTGGTATTTGTATGACAGCATTGTTGTCTATGAATGTGTTGGGTGGTGTTTTGGTTTTTAGAGATTCATTCGGTGGTATTAAGGCTGTTTCAACTGTTTTGTGCATGTGGGGATTTTGTTCTTATGTTTATGGAATGTATGTTAAGATGTTGAAAGAGAAAGGAAGAATGAGGAACCAGAATGAGTCATCTACTGAGATGATTTACATAGGGAATCATGATGATGTGACTGATTGA